One genomic region from Streptomyces sp. NBC_00457 encodes:
- a CDS encoding SPW repeat protein: MANVSPTRGDITSHPDASEMRDRYARMLGGRDVALVDGPVFLLGLYCAVSPWIVHYTTSQPDLVPHNLVIGIAIGLLALGFTRAPERMYGLSWAFCALGVWMIVSPWIVGSSPDAGVVWNNIIIGALAVILGLTCAGTAARSAPRP, from the coding sequence ATGGCCAACGTCTCGCCCACCAGAGGTGACATAACCAGCCACCCTGATGCATCCGAAATGCGGGATCGCTACGCCCGTATGCTCGGCGGTCGCGATGTGGCGCTCGTGGACGGACCGGTGTTCCTGCTCGGTCTGTACTGCGCTGTATCCCCCTGGATAGTCCACTACACGACCAGCCAGCCCGATCTCGTGCCCCACAACCTCGTGATCGGCATCGCGATCGGCCTGCTGGCTCTCGGATTCACCCGCGCTCCGGAACGCATGTACGGCCTGAGCTGGGCCTTCTGCGCGCTCGGCGTGTGGATGATCGTCTCGCCGTGGATCGTTGGCAGCAGCCCCGATGCCGGTGTCGTGTGGAACAACATCATCATCGGCGCCCTGGCCGTGATCCTCGGGCTGACATGCGCCGGTACGGCGGCGAGGAGCGCCCCGAGGCCGTAG
- a CDS encoding putative leader peptide, translated as MRLDLTRRRHVDLARVSSASCCAAS; from the coding sequence ATGCGACTGGACCTCACGCGGCGACGCCATGTCGACCTCGCGCGTGTCTCCAGCGCCTCCTGTTGCGCCGCGTCCTGA
- a CDS encoding LLM class flavin-dependent oxidoreductase — translation MSLTFHWFLPTNGDSRHVVGGGHGSPATASGRDRPPTVGYLSQIARAAEDLGFVGALTPTGAWCEDAWLTTAMVSQNTERLKFLVAFRPGFVSPTLAAQMASTFQRQSGGRLLLNVVTGGESQEQRAYGDFLDKDARYRRTGEFLQIVRELWDGKTVDLNGEFLHVEDAKLARVPDPVPEVYFGGSSPIAGDIAARHADVYLTWGEPPAQVAEKIAWIRGLAAEQGRTLRFGIRLHVITRDTSAQAWAEANRLLEGFDAETVRAVQAGLGRSESEGQQRMLALHGGGRDGLEIHPNLWAGIGLVRGGAGTALVGSHDEVAARIEEYHALGIDEFVLSGYPHLEEAYWFGEGVLPRLAGRGLWRHPYDDQAAPVAQVPFAS, via the coding sequence GTGTCCCTCACCTTCCACTGGTTCCTGCCCACCAACGGCGACAGCCGCCATGTCGTCGGCGGCGGCCACGGCTCTCCCGCCACCGCATCCGGACGGGACCGGCCGCCGACCGTCGGCTATCTGAGCCAGATCGCCCGCGCCGCCGAGGACCTGGGCTTCGTCGGCGCGCTCACGCCGACCGGCGCCTGGTGCGAGGACGCCTGGCTGACCACCGCGATGGTCAGCCAGAACACCGAGCGCCTGAAATTCCTGGTCGCCTTCCGGCCCGGCTTCGTCTCGCCCACGCTCGCCGCGCAGATGGCGTCCACCTTCCAGCGGCAGAGCGGCGGACGGCTGCTCCTCAACGTCGTCACCGGCGGCGAGAGTCAGGAGCAGCGGGCCTACGGCGACTTCCTCGACAAGGACGCCCGCTATCGCCGTACCGGTGAATTCCTGCAGATCGTACGGGAGTTGTGGGACGGCAAGACCGTCGATCTGAACGGCGAGTTCCTTCACGTCGAGGACGCCAAGCTGGCCCGCGTGCCGGACCCCGTGCCCGAGGTGTACTTCGGCGGCTCCTCGCCCATCGCCGGCGACATCGCGGCCCGGCACGCCGACGTGTACCTCACCTGGGGCGAGCCGCCCGCCCAGGTCGCCGAGAAGATCGCCTGGATCAGGGGACTGGCCGCCGAGCAGGGCCGCACACTGCGCTTCGGTATCCGGCTGCACGTCATCACCCGTGACACCTCCGCGCAGGCCTGGGCGGAGGCGAACCGGCTCCTGGAGGGCTTCGACGCGGAGACCGTACGGGCCGTCCAGGCCGGGCTGGGGCGCAGCGAGTCCGAGGGGCAGCAGCGGATGCTCGCGCTGCACGGCGGCGGCCGGGACGGCCTGGAGATCCACCCCAACCTGTGGGCCGGTATCGGGCTCGTGCGCGGCGGCGCGGGCACCGCCCTCGTCGGCAGCCACGACGAGGTCGCGGCGCGCATCGAGGAGTATCACGCGCTCGGTATCGACGAGTTCGTCCTCTCGGGCTATCCGCACCTGGAGGAGGCGTACTGGTTCGGCGAGGGGGTGCTGCCCCGGCTCGCCGGGCGGGGGCTGTGGCGGCATCCGTACGACGACCAGGCCGCACCGGTGGCGCAGGTCCCGTTCGCGAGCTGA
- a CDS encoding acyl-CoA dehydrogenase family protein, translating into MTTTPHPLVTRARQLAAEVLAPEAERVDREGMPVSHIEAVKRSGLLGVSAPEQYGGSAAPAAVAREIAEILAGACCSTWFVQTQHYTPVKLLADSRLPVRERLLSPLATGELLAGIAYAHVRAFPRIPVRATAEHGGWRFDGTVPWYTGWGLNDVMLLAGVTDTGEVVFAFTEAREQPGLCPSDPMRLAALTAARTVSLRLTGLWLPDEAVVLRTPHEKFAQIDLPRAANTNPAVFGITDAALALLDADTEAKETASALRARLDEVRAQAYALADHPVPHEHIEERLALKTRAYDLMRAATTAAIVAGGGRAMDLRSPAQRLAREGMFLLVQGQTAGVRRAHLDRLSG; encoded by the coding sequence ATGACCACCACACCTCACCCGCTCGTCACCCGTGCCCGACAGCTCGCCGCCGAGGTCCTGGCGCCTGAGGCGGAGCGCGTCGACCGGGAAGGCATGCCGGTGAGCCATATCGAGGCGGTCAAGCGGTCCGGGCTGCTCGGGGTGAGCGCGCCCGAGCAGTACGGCGGCTCGGCCGCGCCCGCCGCGGTGGCCCGGGAGATCGCGGAGATCCTGGCCGGGGCGTGCTGCTCGACCTGGTTCGTGCAGACCCAGCACTACACGCCGGTGAAGCTCCTGGCCGACTCCCGACTGCCCGTCCGGGAGCGGCTGCTCAGCCCGCTGGCGACCGGTGAGCTGCTCGCCGGGATCGCCTATGCGCACGTCCGCGCCTTCCCGCGGATCCCGGTACGGGCGACCGCCGAGCACGGTGGCTGGCGCTTCGACGGCACCGTGCCCTGGTACACCGGCTGGGGTCTCAACGACGTGATGCTGCTCGCCGGTGTCACGGACACCGGCGAGGTGGTGTTCGCGTTCACCGAGGCACGCGAGCAGCCGGGGCTGTGCCCGTCGGACCCGATGCGGCTCGCGGCACTCACCGCCGCCCGTACGGTGTCGTTGCGGCTGACCGGGCTGTGGCTGCCCGACGAGGCGGTGGTGCTGCGCACGCCGCACGAGAAGTTCGCCCAGATCGACCTGCCCCGCGCCGCCAACACCAACCCGGCCGTCTTCGGGATCACGGACGCGGCACTCGCCCTGCTCGACGCGGATACGGAGGCGAAGGAGACGGCATCCGCTCTGCGCGCCCGCCTCGACGAGGTACGTGCTCAGGCGTACGCCCTCGCCGATCACCCCGTGCCCCACGAGCACATCGAGGAACGGCTGGCCCTCAAGACACGGGCGTACGACCTGATGCGCGCCGCGACGACCGCCGCGATCGTCGCCGGAGGCGGACGCGCCATGGACCTGCGCAGCCCGGCCCAACGGCTGGCGCGCGAGGGGATGTTCCTGCTGGTGCAGGGGCAGACGGCCGGGGTGCGCAGGGCGCACCTCGACCGGCTGTCCGGCTGA
- a CDS encoding YciI family protein, with protein sequence MKYYLLSVMQPVGEPPAPEILAEIGKRLDVFHQELREAGAWVFAGGLHGPESSTVLRPHDGDVLVTDGPYAEGKEMLGGICLIKASDLDVALEWGRKAALATTLPIEVRPFMHEAEADGS encoded by the coding sequence ATGAAGTACTACCTGCTCAGCGTGATGCAGCCGGTGGGGGAGCCACCTGCCCCCGAGATCCTCGCCGAGATCGGCAAGAGGCTCGATGTCTTCCACCAGGAGCTGCGTGAGGCGGGCGCCTGGGTGTTCGCCGGGGGACTGCACGGCCCGGAGTCGTCCACCGTGCTGCGGCCCCACGACGGAGACGTCCTGGTCACGGACGGCCCGTATGCCGAGGGCAAGGAGATGCTCGGCGGCATCTGCCTGATCAAGGCGTCCGACCTGGACGTGGCCCTGGAGTGGGGGCGCAAGGCGGCGCTGGCGACCACGCTGCCGATCGAGGTGCGCCCCTTCATGCACGAAGCCGAGGCCGATGGCTCCTGA
- a CDS encoding RNA polymerase sigma factor → MAPDVEAVFRAEYGRAVSVLVRFLGDIDLAEEAVQDAFATAVQRWPATGVPPSPAGWIITTARNRAIDRLRRESSREARHAEAALLHAADTPAEEGPVRDDRLRLIFTCCHPALALQAQVALTLRLLGGLGTDRIARAFLVPEPTMAQRLVRAKAKIRDARIPYRVPRDADLPDRLNGVLAVAYLIFNEGYEGSPELCAEAVRLGRLLAELMPDEPEVTGLLALMLLIESRRTARQDEGGALVPLPEQDRDCWDRDLITEGQALVRRCLRRNQPGPYQIQAAIQAVHSDATTADATDWSQILQLYDQLMALAPSPVVALNRAVAVAEVSGPAAALTLVDALDLARYRVFHAVRADLLRRLDRTAEALAAYDAAIALSENPAERAYLERVRRAL, encoded by the coding sequence ATGGCTCCTGACGTAGAGGCCGTCTTCCGCGCGGAGTACGGCCGCGCGGTCTCCGTCCTCGTCCGCTTCCTCGGCGACATCGACCTCGCCGAGGAAGCGGTCCAGGACGCGTTCGCCACGGCCGTACAGCGCTGGCCGGCAACCGGCGTCCCGCCCAGCCCCGCCGGGTGGATCATCACCACCGCCCGCAACCGGGCGATCGACCGGCTGCGCCGCGAATCCTCCCGGGAAGCCCGCCACGCCGAGGCCGCCCTGCTGCACGCCGCCGATACACCGGCCGAGGAGGGACCTGTGCGTGACGACCGGCTTCGCCTCATCTTCACCTGCTGCCACCCGGCGCTGGCGCTCCAGGCTCAGGTCGCCCTCACGCTCCGGCTGCTCGGCGGGCTCGGCACCGACCGGATCGCCCGCGCCTTCCTCGTCCCCGAGCCGACCATGGCCCAGCGCCTGGTCCGGGCCAAGGCGAAGATCCGGGACGCCCGGATCCCGTACCGCGTGCCCCGCGACGCCGACCTTCCCGACCGCCTGAACGGCGTTCTGGCCGTCGCCTACCTGATCTTCAACGAGGGGTACGAGGGTTCACCGGAGCTGTGCGCCGAAGCCGTACGCCTGGGCCGGCTGCTGGCCGAGCTGATGCCGGACGAGCCCGAGGTCACCGGCCTGCTCGCCCTGATGCTGCTGATCGAGTCGCGCCGGACCGCCCGCCAGGATGAAGGCGGTGCGCTGGTGCCGCTGCCCGAGCAGGACCGCGACTGCTGGGACCGTGACCTGATCACGGAGGGACAGGCACTGGTCCGCCGCTGTCTGCGCCGTAACCAGCCGGGCCCCTATCAGATCCAGGCTGCGATCCAGGCCGTGCACAGCGACGCGACCACCGCCGACGCCACCGACTGGAGCCAGATCCTGCAGCTCTACGACCAGCTGATGGCGCTGGCCCCCAGCCCGGTCGTGGCCCTCAACCGGGCCGTCGCGGTCGCCGAGGTGAGCGGCCCCGCGGCGGCGCTCACCCTCGTCGACGCCCTCGACCTGGCGCGCTACCGCGTCTTCCACGCCGTACGGGCCGACCTGCTGCGCCGCCTGGATCGCACAGCCGAAGCGCTCGCCGCGTACGATGCGGCGATCGCGCTCAGCGAGAACCCGGCCGAACGCGCCTACCTCGAACGCGTCCGGCGAGCCCTGTGA
- the urtE gene encoding urea ABC transporter ATP-binding subunit UrtE, translating to MLEIDDVRVGYHRSTVLHGVSVDVPKDGVAAVLGHNGAGKSTLLRAAVGLLTPAGGTIRLDGEDITRRKPHERVARGMAYVPQGQQAFPQLTTAENLQLVADGRKRGKAAVAEALDLFPALRTLSNRRAGLLSGGQRQQLAIARALVTEPRILLLDEPTEGIQPSVVAEIEETILALAARGGLSVLLVEQHVGFAMRAAQRYYVLEAGRVTSSGEGGQDAEASVREALSV from the coding sequence ATGCTCGAGATCGACGACGTCCGCGTCGGCTACCACCGCAGCACCGTTCTGCACGGCGTCTCCGTGGACGTACCGAAGGACGGTGTGGCCGCCGTGCTCGGGCACAACGGCGCGGGCAAGAGCACACTGCTGCGCGCGGCGGTCGGACTGCTGACCCCGGCCGGCGGCACGATCCGGCTCGACGGCGAGGACATCACGCGCCGCAAGCCGCACGAGCGGGTCGCGCGCGGGATGGCGTACGTCCCGCAGGGCCAGCAGGCGTTCCCGCAGCTGACGACCGCGGAGAACCTCCAGTTGGTCGCGGACGGCCGCAAGCGCGGGAAGGCGGCCGTCGCCGAGGCGCTGGACCTGTTCCCGGCACTGCGCACCCTGTCGAACCGTCGCGCGGGCCTGCTGTCGGGCGGCCAGCGGCAGCAACTGGCCATCGCCCGCGCCTTGGTGACGGAGCCTCGGATCCTGCTCCTGGACGAGCCGACCGAGGGCATCCAGCCGTCGGTGGTCGCCGAGATCGAGGAGACGATCCTGGCGCTGGCCGCCCGGGGCGGGCTGTCGGTGCTGCTGGTGGAGCAGCACGTCGGCTTCGCGATGCGGGCGGCGCAGCGCTACTACGTCCTGGAGGCAGGGCGTGTCACCTCGTCCGGCGAGGGCGGCCAGGACGCGGAGGCGTCGGTGCGGGAGGCGTTGAGCGTGTGA
- the urtD gene encoding urea ABC transporter ATP-binding protein UrtD: MSELSGLEIRQLRVSFDGFTAVDGVDLEVQPGDLRFLIGPNGAGKTTLVDAVTGLVKAEGSVLFGGAELLGRSVHRIARSGIGRTFQTATVFEELTVLQNLDIAAGAGRSVWTMLRRRKDVPESVARALETVGLSDCADSLAGTLAHGQKQWLEIGMLLVQDVRLLLLDEPVAGMSHDERQATGELLERISEERTVVVIEHDMDFMRSFARSVSVLHAGKVLSEGTVAEVQADPKVQEVYLGHKATEDAAAVVQEA, translated from the coding sequence ATGAGCGAGCTGTCAGGACTCGAGATACGTCAACTGCGGGTGTCCTTCGATGGGTTCACCGCGGTGGACGGTGTGGACCTGGAGGTCCAGCCGGGTGATCTGCGGTTCCTCATCGGGCCGAACGGCGCGGGCAAGACGACCCTCGTGGACGCCGTCACCGGACTGGTGAAGGCGGAGGGCTCGGTGCTGTTCGGCGGCGCGGAACTGCTCGGGCGGAGCGTGCACAGGATCGCCCGGTCGGGGATCGGCCGTACCTTCCAGACGGCCACCGTCTTCGAGGAGTTGACGGTGCTGCAGAACCTGGACATCGCGGCGGGCGCGGGCCGGAGCGTGTGGACCATGCTGCGGCGCCGCAAGGACGTGCCGGAATCCGTCGCGCGGGCACTGGAGACGGTCGGGCTCTCCGACTGCGCGGACTCCCTTGCGGGGACGCTGGCCCACGGGCAGAAGCAGTGGCTGGAGATCGGCATGCTGCTCGTGCAGGACGTACGGCTGCTGCTGCTCGACGAGCCGGTCGCCGGGATGAGTCACGACGAACGGCAGGCCACCGGCGAGCTGTTGGAGCGGATCAGTGAGGAGCGGACCGTCGTCGTCATCGAGCACGACATGGACTTCATGCGGTCCTTCGCGCGCAGCGTGAGCGTGCTGCACGCCGGCAAGGTGCTCAGCGAGGGCACGGTGGCCGAAGTGCAGGCCGATCCCAAGGTGCAGGAGGTGTACCTCGGGCACAAGGCGACCGAGGACGCCGCCGCCGTCGTACAGGAGGCGTGA
- the urtC gene encoding urea ABC transporter permease subunit UrtC → MTVLNGRARAWAGFAGAALLLFAVAPLALSDFRLDLLAKYLCTAMVAVGICLAWGRGGLLTLGQGVFFGLGGYAMAMHLKIADAGPGNLPDFMALYGTATELPWWWQPFANPVFALAATVLLPMAVAAILGLFIFRRRVKGAYFAILSQALTAAFAIWLIGQQATTGGTNGLTDIQGFFGYDLDDPLNQRTVYFIIAACLLALIAIARQLIHSRYGELLVAVRDSEERVRFLGYNPANVKLVAYVVAAGMAGLAGALFVPAVGIISPAMIGIVPSIEFVIGAAVGGRASLVGAVLGAVGVAWAKTALSEEFPAGWTYFQGLLFIVALAFLPGGLASLAGIVRRRRKAVQQTPALPVGEAA, encoded by the coding sequence ATGACCGTTCTGAACGGGCGCGCCCGCGCATGGGCCGGATTCGCCGGCGCGGCCCTGCTGCTCTTCGCCGTCGCCCCGCTCGCCCTCTCCGACTTCCGGCTCGACCTGCTCGCCAAGTACCTGTGCACGGCGATGGTCGCCGTCGGCATCTGCCTGGCATGGGGCCGCGGCGGCCTGCTCACGCTCGGCCAGGGTGTCTTCTTCGGACTCGGCGGCTACGCCATGGCGATGCATCTGAAGATCGCCGACGCGGGGCCGGGCAACCTGCCCGACTTCATGGCGCTGTACGGCACCGCGACCGAACTGCCCTGGTGGTGGCAGCCGTTCGCGAACCCCGTCTTCGCGCTCGCCGCGACCGTGCTGCTGCCGATGGCCGTCGCGGCGATCCTGGGCCTGTTCATCTTCCGGCGCCGGGTGAAGGGCGCCTACTTCGCGATCCTCAGCCAGGCCCTCACCGCCGCCTTCGCCATCTGGCTGATCGGCCAGCAGGCCACGACCGGCGGCACCAACGGACTCACCGACATCCAGGGCTTCTTCGGCTACGACCTCGACGACCCGCTCAACCAGCGGACCGTGTACTTCATCATCGCCGCCTGTCTGCTCGCCCTGATCGCGATCGCCCGCCAGCTGATCCACAGCCGGTACGGCGAACTCCTCGTCGCCGTACGGGACTCGGAGGAACGGGTGCGCTTCCTCGGGTACAACCCGGCGAACGTGAAGCTCGTCGCGTACGTCGTCGCGGCCGGCATGGCGGGCCTCGCGGGCGCCCTGTTCGTGCCGGCCGTCGGCATCATCTCGCCCGCGATGATCGGCATCGTGCCGTCCATCGAGTTCGTGATCGGCGCGGCGGTGGGCGGCCGGGCCAGTCTGGTCGGCGCCGTGCTCGGCGCGGTCGGCGTGGCCTGGGCCAAGACGGCACTGTCGGAGGAGTTCCCGGCGGGCTGGACCTACTTCCAGGGCCTGCTGTTCATCGTGGCGCTGGCGTTCCTGCCGGGCGGTCTCGCCTCGCTGGCGGGCATCGTGCGACGGCGCCGCAAGGCTGTTCAGCAGACACCCGCCCTTCCTGTGGGAGAAGCAGCATGA
- the urtB gene encoding urea ABC transporter permease subunit UrtB, translating to MTVILGQTFTGISIGAVLLLIALGLSLTFGQMNVINMAHGEFIMAGAYTTYVLQKSISGAGISLLVALPVAFLVSGALGALLEWLLIRRLYLRPLDTLLVTWGVSLMLQQLARDIFGAPNVQTRAPDWLTGNITVIGGDDPLTFANSRLFILALAIAAVVALSLTLRLTPLGRRIRAVVQNRDLAEVSGISTSRVDRTAFFIGSGLAGVAGVALTLVGPIGPTMGTNIIIDAFLVIVVGGIGQLKGSVIVAFVLGALQSVLEYSTTVSVAKVLVLVAIVAFLQWRPQGLYTLRTRSLV from the coding sequence ATGACCGTGATCCTCGGTCAGACCTTCACCGGCATCAGCATCGGTGCCGTCCTGCTGCTCATCGCGCTCGGCCTGTCGCTCACCTTCGGCCAGATGAACGTCATCAACATGGCCCACGGCGAGTTCATCATGGCGGGCGCCTACACGACGTATGTCCTGCAGAAGTCCATTTCCGGTGCGGGAATTTCGCTGCTGGTCGCGCTTCCCGTCGCTTTTCTCGTCTCGGGAGCGCTCGGCGCTCTCCTGGAATGGCTGCTGATACGCCGCCTGTATCTGCGGCCACTCGACACACTTCTCGTCACCTGGGGTGTCTCGCTGATGCTTCAGCAGCTCGCCCGGGACATTTTCGGGGCGCCGAATGTGCAGACCCGTGCGCCGGACTGGCTGACCGGCAACATCACGGTCATCGGCGGCGACGATCCGCTCACCTTCGCCAACAGCCGCCTGTTCATTCTGGCGTTGGCGATCGCGGCGGTGGTCGCGCTGTCGCTGACGCTGCGGCTGACGCCGCTGGGCCGCCGGATCAGGGCCGTCGTGCAGAACCGGGACCTCGCGGAGGTGTCCGGCATCTCCACGTCCCGCGTCGACCGCACCGCCTTCTTCATCGGCTCCGGGCTCGCGGGTGTCGCCGGGGTCGCGCTGACGCTGGTCGGTCCGATCGGGCCGACGATGGGCACCAACATCATCATCGACGCCTTCCTGGTGATCGTGGTCGGCGGCATCGGACAGCTCAAGGGCAGCGTGATCGTCGCCTTCGTGCTGGGCGCGCTGCAGTCGGTGCTGGAGTACTCCACCACCGTGAGCGTCGCCAAGGTGCTGGTGCTCGTGGCCATCGTCGCCTTCCTCCAGTGGCGGCCCCAGGGGCTGTACACGCTGCGGACGAGGAGTCTCGTATGA
- the urtA gene encoding urea ABC transporter substrate-binding protein, with product MSTVSLVLRRRLIAGGAALAAVVALSACGAKTDAAGSSDEAAKADVSGDTVKVGLLNSLSGTMAISEVTVRDSLKLAIDEINASGGVLGKKVQPISEDGASDWPTFAEKAQKLIREDRVAATFGCWTSASRKAVKPVFEKNKSLLFYPVQYEGLEESPYIFYTGATTNQQIVPALDYLKSKGLKKIYLVGSDYVFPRTANKEISAYAKANGMTILGEDYAPLGSTEFSTIANKVKASKADAVFNTLNGDSNVAFFKEYKSAGLTAKSMPVVSVSIAEEEVKSIGAQYLAGQLTAWNYYQTTPGAANTEFVKAYKAKYGQDKPTSDPMEAAYTSVYLWKAMVEKAKSFDPEKVKAASDGITFDAPEGKVTVDGASQHIYKTARIGEIGTDGLIKEVWNSGKPIKPDPYLKGYSWASGLS from the coding sequence TTGTCCACGGTTTCACTTGTTCTCCGACGTCGTCTCATCGCCGGCGGCGCCGCGCTCGCGGCGGTCGTGGCCCTTTCCGCGTGCGGTGCGAAGACCGACGCGGCCGGCTCCTCCGACGAGGCCGCGAAGGCCGACGTCAGCGGTGACACGGTCAAGGTCGGCCTGCTCAACTCGCTCTCCGGCACCATGGCGATCAGCGAGGTGACCGTACGCGACTCGCTCAAGCTGGCGATCGACGAGATCAACGCCTCCGGCGGTGTGCTCGGCAAGAAGGTCCAGCCGATCAGCGAGGACGGCGCCTCCGACTGGCCCACCTTCGCCGAGAAGGCGCAGAAGCTGATCAGGGAGGACCGGGTCGCGGCCACCTTCGGCTGCTGGACCTCCGCCAGCCGTAAGGCGGTCAAGCCGGTCTTCGAGAAGAACAAGTCGCTGCTGTTCTACCCGGTGCAGTACGAGGGCCTCGAGGAGTCCCCGTACATCTTCTACACGGGCGCGACGACCAATCAGCAGATCGTCCCGGCGCTCGACTACTTGAAGAGCAAGGGCCTGAAGAAGATCTACCTGGTCGGCAGCGACTATGTCTTCCCGCGCACCGCCAACAAGGAGATCAGCGCGTACGCGAAGGCCAACGGCATGACGATCCTCGGCGAGGACTACGCGCCGCTGGGCTCCACGGAGTTCAGCACGATCGCCAACAAGGTGAAGGCGTCGAAGGCGGACGCCGTCTTCAACACCCTCAACGGCGACTCGAACGTGGCCTTCTTCAAGGAGTACAAGTCGGCCGGTCTGACCGCGAAGTCCATGCCGGTCGTGTCGGTGTCGATCGCCGAGGAGGAGGTCAAGTCGATCGGCGCCCAGTACCTGGCGGGCCAGCTGACGGCGTGGAACTACTACCAGACCACCCCCGGCGCGGCGAACACCGAGTTCGTGAAGGCGTACAAGGCCAAGTACGGCCAGGACAAGCCGACCAGTGACCCGATGGAAGCCGCGTACACCTCGGTCTATCTGTGGAAGGCGATGGTCGAGAAGGCGAAGTCCTTCGACCCGGAGAAGGTGAAGGCGGCCTCCGACGGCATCACCTTCGACGCGCCCGAGGGCAAGGTCACCGTCGACGGCGCCAGCCAGCACATCTACAAGACCGCCCGCATCGGCGAGATCGGCACCGACGGACTGATCAAGGAGGTGTGGAACTCCGGCAAGCCCATCAAGCCGGACCCGTACCTCAAGGGCTACTCCTGGGCCTCCGGCCTGTCCTGA
- a CDS encoding substrate-binding domain-containing protein: MFRHDLPAPDWFTADDSTLGVALVFPLQGPAGMFGPTCELCARLAAEEVNRAGGVLGRELKLLPVDGGAAPREIADHLEALVDLGVVQGVTGWHISSVRQALAPRIAHRVPYVYTALYEGGEHTSGVFLTSETPRDQLRPAMSLLAHERRVRRWFVVGNDYVWPRRTARAARAYARDCGSSIGGEVYLPLGTHDFEPVLRRIEHADADGVLMLLVGSDAVRFNRAFAAYGLDARCLRLSTLMDENMLMASGPSATADLYSTAGFFASLANQDTLDFHGQYAGRYGVEAPALGSLGESCYEGVLLLAALLKQAGTLDVSAIGAAADTVSYEGPRGLLHLRGSHVRQRIYLARADGLDFDVLTELDLHGSHP, translated from the coding sequence ATGTTCCGGCACGATCTCCCCGCACCCGACTGGTTCACCGCCGACGACTCCACACTCGGCGTGGCCCTGGTCTTTCCGTTGCAGGGGCCGGCCGGGATGTTCGGGCCGACGTGCGAGCTGTGTGCGCGGCTGGCCGCGGAGGAGGTCAACCGGGCGGGCGGGGTGCTCGGCAGGGAGCTCAAGTTGCTGCCGGTCGACGGGGGCGCGGCGCCGCGCGAGATCGCCGACCACCTCGAGGCGCTGGTGGACCTGGGCGTCGTACAGGGCGTCACGGGCTGGCACATCTCCTCGGTGCGGCAAGCGCTGGCGCCGAGGATCGCCCACCGTGTGCCGTACGTCTACACCGCGCTCTACGAGGGCGGCGAGCACACCTCCGGTGTCTTCCTGACGAGTGAGACGCCGCGCGACCAACTGCGGCCCGCGATGAGCCTGTTGGCGCACGAGCGGCGGGTGCGGCGCTGGTTCGTGGTCGGCAACGACTATGTGTGGCCCAGGCGTACGGCACGGGCGGCCCGTGCGTACGCCCGGGACTGCGGCTCGAGCATCGGCGGTGAGGTCTATCTCCCGCTCGGCACCCACGACTTCGAGCCGGTACTGCGGCGGATCGAGCACGCGGACGCGGACGGCGTGCTGATGCTGCTGGTCGGCAGCGACGCGGTGCGCTTCAACCGGGCGTTCGCGGCCTACGGTCTCGACGCCCGCTGTCTGCGGCTGAGCACCCTGATGGACGAGAACATGCTGATGGCGAGCGGCCCTTCGGCCACCGCCGACCTCTACAGCACGGCCGGGTTCTTCGCCTCGCTGGCCAACCAGGACACGCTCGACTTCCACGGGCAGTACGCGGGCCGGTACGGCGTCGAGGCGCCCGCGCTCGGCAGTCTCGGCGAATCCTGTTACGAGGGCGTACTGTTGCTCGCCGCGCTGCTCAAGCAGGCCGGGACGCTGGACGTGTCCGCGATCGGCGCGGCCGCCGACACCGTGTCGTACGAGGGTCCGCGCGGGCTGCTGCATCTGCGCGGCAGCCATGTGCGGCAGCGGATCTACCTGGCGCGCGCGGACGGGCTCGACTTCGACGTGCTCACGGAACTCGATCTTCACGGTTCCCACCCTTGA
- a CDS encoding MarR family winged helix-turn-helix transcriptional regulator, whose product MPTSAARQPHDLMQLLTRAERLAARRLQAVLEKEGCSLDGWRVLALLADGQGHHMTAIAEAAFLPPPTLTKLVDQLVDQNLVHRRVDPLDRRRILAHLTPRGLEYWRRVDRAVRTDWPALLDEGDGELLRALLERLATTLDASAHV is encoded by the coding sequence ATGCCTACCTCTGCCGCACGTCAGCCTCATGACCTGATGCAGCTGCTGACGCGGGCCGAGCGGCTGGCCGCGCGGCGGCTGCAGGCCGTTCTGGAGAAGGAGGGCTGCTCGCTGGACGGCTGGCGGGTGCTCGCGCTGCTCGCGGACGGGCAGGGGCATCACATGACGGCGATCGCGGAGGCCGCGTTCCTGCCGCCGCCGACGCTGACCAAGCTGGTCGATCAGCTCGTCGACCAGAACCTCGTCCACCGGCGCGTCGACCCGCTCGACCGCCGGCGCATACTCGCCCACCTCACCCCGCGCGGACTGGAGTACTGGCGGCGCGTCGACCGGGCGGTCCGCACCGACTGGCCGGCCCTCCTCGACGAGGGGGACGGCGAGTTGCTGCGGGCGCTGCTGGAACGACTGGCCACGACGCTCGACGCGTCCGCTCACGTTTGA